The nucleotide sequence TTCGAGGCCGTGCGAGGTGTAGAGGACCCAGTGGTTGACCAGGGCGCGGACGTCCCAGTCGCCGCAGTGGGTGGGCAGGGCGAGCTGTTCCGCCGTGACGCCCCGGGCGACCCGGGCCGCCTCGGTGGCGCATTCGACCATGTACGCGTGGTGCGGGTGCGGGCTGATGTCGTGGTTCTTCATGCACCTCACGCTAGGGACCGCACGCTCAGCGCTCTTGAACAAACGCGACAGCGTCGTCCGCCCGGGGGGTGCTGTGTGGCGGCTGCGGGTGCGTCGTGGTTGATCGCGCAGCTACCCGCGCGCCTCACGGCGCGTTCCCGGTCAGCTCCGCCAGTTTCGCCACCGTGTTCCAGTTGCGGGTTGTGGCGATCAGGCCCTTCTGGAGGCGTGGCTTGGACAGGGTCTCCGCCAGTTTGGAGCGGCCCAGGCCCTCAGGGGCGTACAGGTAGAGCACCCGCTCCCCGAGCCTGAACTCCTCCGGGAGGAAGGCCTGTCGGTCGATCCCCTCGAAGCGGGCCTCGTCCACCGGCTCGGAGAAATAGGTGACGTGGAGTTGCTTGCCCTCCAGTTCCGCCGCCGGGAACGGGCAGGCTTCGCGGACGGACTCCAGGTAGGCGTGGTCGCGTACCAGGACGTCCACGGTGAAGCCGAAGTGTTTCTCGATGGCGGTCGTCAGTTCGGTGGCGAGGGAGTTCTCGTCGCCGTGGTCGCTGGTGAAGACCGCGTTGCCGCTCTGGAGGTAGGTGGCCACGCCGGTGTGGCCGAGGCCGGTCAAGAGGGTGCGGAGGTCGCCCATCGGGACCTTCTTGTTGCCGCCCACATTGATCCCGCGCAGGAGCGCCGCGTATGTCGTCATGGGCTCACGATAGGCAGGCCGGGGCGGGTTCACCCTGAGGAGCCGCCCCGAGAGGCCGGGATAGGTGTAGGGGTCACTGTCCTCCCTGGTGGGGAGGGGGCGGGGTCCGAGGGGAGGAGTCCTGCGCGTCGGGGTTCACCGGGGAGCACGACGAGATGGGTTTATCCGGCTCATACCTTCGAAAGGAAAGGTGGCGGCAGGGGGTCGCCATCGCCATCGAGGGGGCTGGCCCGTCATGGGGAACGAAGACGTACGGGTGCGGGGGATCGCCGCCCGCGCCGGCGGCTGGAGCGCCCGGCACCGATGGGCGGCCGTCGGTGTCTGGGTGCTGTTCGTCGTGCTGACGATGGGGATCGGCTCGGCGATGGGGTCGGTCGAGGTCAGGGACAGCGACCAGCTCAAGGGGGAGACCAGCACGGCGGCCCACATCATCGAGGAGGCGGGGATCGAGGAGCCCGCCGGTGAGACTGTGCTGATCCAGGCGAAGAACGACGACACCTTGGCCACGGACTCCTCGTTCCGGGCCGCCGTGGACGACGTCATGAAGGCCGTCGAGGGCACCGGGAAGGTCACGGACGTGACCTCGCCGTACGACACGCGGACGATCTCGAAGGACGGCCGCAGCGCGCTGGTCCAGTTCGACGTGCGGGGCGAGTCGAACACCGCGGGCGAGCGGATCGAGCCGGTGCTGAAGGCCGTCGAGGGCGTCCAGAAGGACCACGGGACGCTGCGGATCGAGGAGATCGGCGGCGCCTCCATGATGAAGACGTTCGACGACGCGTTCGGGAACGACTTCCAGAAGGCCGAGTACTCGGCCCTGCCGGTGGCGCTCGGCATCCTGCTGATCGCGTTCGGCGCGGTCGTCGCGGCGCTGCTGCCGGTGGCGCTGGCGATGACCGCGATCATGGCGACGATGGGCCTGATGGCCATCGTCAGCCATGTGATCCCGATGAGCGACACCGCCGGCTCGGTGATGCTGCTGGTGGGTCTGGCCGTCGGTGTCGACTACTGCCTGTTCTATCTACGCCGTGAGCGCGAGGAGCGTGCGGCGGGCCGGGACGCGCAGACCGCGCTGCGGGTGGCCGCCGCGACCAGCGGCCGCGCCATCATCGTTTCCGGTGTCACGGTGTGCGTGGCGATGGCGGGCATGCTGTTCACCGGGCTCGCCGAGTTCGAGGCGATGGGCCTGGCCTCCCTGATGGTGGTCGCCGTCGCGATGGTCGGTTCGGTCACCGTGCTGCCGGCCCTGCTGTCGCTGCTGGGCGAGCGGGTCGAGAAGGGCCGTATCCCGTTCCTGCACCCGGACAAGCGGCGGAAGAACGGCCGCTCCGAAGGCACCTCGGAGAGCCGCTTCTGGAACGCCGTCCTGCGGGTCGTCCTCGCCAGGCCGGCGCTGTCGCTGGTCGTCGCGACCGGTGCGCTGCTCGCCGTGGCGGCGCCCGCGGTCGGGATGAAGACGCAGAACCTCACGCTGGACCAGGAGTTCGGCGACTCGCTGCCGATCGTTCAGACGTACAACCGGGTCAACGAGGCTTTCCCGGGCGGTTCCGAGCCGGCCGAGGTGGTCGTCAGGGCGAAGGACATCAATGCTCCCGAAGTGCGCTCTGCGCTGGCCGACTTCAAGGAGGAGGCCGTCGCTTCGGGCGCCTCGCGCGGCCCGGTGGAGATCAAGGTGCACGACGCTCAGAACGTGGCCTTCGTGTACGTGCCGCTGGTCGGCGGCTCCGACCAGGACAGGGCGGGCGTGAGCCTGGACAAGCTGCGCGACGAGGTACGGCCCGACACACTCGGCAAGGTCGAAGGGGTCGAGGCGCCGGTCACCGGGCAGGTCGCGGGCAACCAGGACTTCAACGACCAGCTGGTCGGCTCCGTCGTCCCGGTCTTCGCCTTCGTCGTGTTCTTCGCCTTCGTGCTGATGCTGCTGTCGTTCCGCTCGCTGACGATCGCGGTCACGTCGATCGCGCTGAACCTGCTGTCGGTGGGCGCCGCGTACGGCATCCTCGTCGCCGTCTTCCAGCACGGCTGGGGTGCCTCGCTGGTGGGCGCGGAGGGCGTCGGCGCCATCATCACCTGGCTGCCGCTGTTCCTCTTCGTGATCCTGTTCGGGCTGTCGATGGACTACCACGTGTTCGTGGTCTCGCGTATCCGTGAGGCGCGGCTGCGGGGCCTTACGACGAAGGACGCGATCCGGCACGGCGTCGTCACCACGGCCGGGGTCGTGACCAGCGCGGCCGTCATCATGGTCGCCGTCTTCGCGATCTTCGGGACGCTGTCCATGCAGTCGATGAAGCAGATGGGTGTGGGTCTGGCGGCCGCCGTCCTCATCGACGCGACCATCATCCGGGGCGTGCTCCTCCCGGCGGTGATGGCCCTGCTCGGCGAGCGCAACTGGTACCTGCCGAAGTGGCTGAACCGCCTGCCGGACCTCACCCACGACGAGTCGCCGGAGCCGGGTCCGGCGCCGGCCAGGGAGGACGCGAGGGTACGGGTCTGATCGGGGCCCGAGTGCGGCGCGGGGCCGGGGGGGCGGTGTCACCGCCCCCCCGGCCCCGCGCCGTGTTCGCCGGTTCAGGCCGCCTTGGCCACGTCCCCGCGCACGTCTCCCCGGTCGAAGGAGTCGAGGGTGCGGGTGAAGTCGCGGGTCGACAGCAGCAGCTTGTAGACGATGGCGAGTTCGAAGACGAGCAGCAGGGCGCCGGAGACGAGGGTCACCGTCATCACGGAGTCGATGATCGGGCCGATCATGAAGACGCCCATCTGGAACTCGATGCCGCTGATCAGGTGGGGGCGGACGCGGTGGCGCAGCAGGAAGGACCGGGCCCGCAGATAGGCGGGGAAGCGGCGGCGGAACTCCTGGTGCAGGTCGACGACCTGGGTCTGCGGCGCGGCCTCGGTGACCTCGGCGGTGGCCGTGCGCAGGTCCTGCTCGATGTCGGCCTCGGGGTTGTCGCGCAGCAGGTCCTCCATGAAGGCGAGTTCCCGCTCGTTCTCGGCGCGGCGGGCCTCGCGGAGCCGGGCCTTGATCTGCTTGCGCATGGTGTGCCGGACCTTGAAGGTCTCCAGCGAGTTGATGTAGCGCAGCGCGTCGCAGCCGATGACGGCGGCGGCGAGCCAGATGTAGAAGGTCTCGCCCGTGCGGTGGTACTGCCCGGCCATCAGGGCAACCGAGCACGCCGCGACCCGGACGCGGTCGAAGACGAAGTCGAGCCAGGCGCCGAACACGGAGCCCTGGCCGGTGAGCCGGGCGACCTTGCCGTCCATGCAGTCGAGGATGAAACTCAGGTGGTAAACAATGGCGCCGGCGATCAGCCAGCGCCAGTCGCCCAGTGCGAAGAAGGCGGCCGAGACCAGACCCAGCAGGAAGGCGCCCCAGGTCAGCTGGTTGGGCGTGATCCTCGTGTACTTGGCGGTGAGCCGCACCAGCGGTGTGGCGACCGGGTCGACGAGCAGCACGGTCCACCAGGCGTCCCGCTTCTTCTGCGTGACGCGGCGCACTTCCGCGAGGTCGGGTATGTCTCGTCGCATGGGTCAACTTCCTGGCGTTCGAAATGAGTTCACACCCAGCTTGAGATCCGTTCACCCAAGGCACAAGAAGGTCCGAGTGCAACCTTTCGGAGGGGGTAACGGTCCAACCCGGCAACAGAGTCAATGCGTTTGTCTCGCGGGCCGGACGTTACCCCAACGTTATGAAATGACCGGACCGTTACCCAAAATGCGCCGGGACTTCACGGAAAAAGTGGAACCATCCAGCTTGCCCCGCTATCCACCCCTTGTCGGCACCGCTTCGATCCGCGGTTCAGGGACGCGGCCCCCGGCTCAGCGCTGGTAGCGGGCCAGCACCAGGTTGCCGTCGTCCTCCAGCCGTTCACGCAGCTCGCCGAGGCCGATCGCTCCGCTGTAGTACTCCTGGTAGGCGGGGGTGGCGACCTTGTCCTTCCACTCCGGGTAGCCGCGCACGGACTGGGCGGGGGCGGAGCGGAGGTGGGTGGCGAGGGCCGTGCCGGTGGCCCAGTCGTGCTCGGTCGTGCGCAGGGCCGGGTCCTGAAGGGCCTCGGTGCCGGTCGGGAGCATCCAGTCGCCGAGGGCGAGGCGGACCATGTTCTCGGGGCGCAGGAGGAAGTCGATGAACTCGGCGGCCTCCTTCTTGTGCGGGCTGTCCTCGGCGACCGAAAGCGTCTGCGGGCTGACACCCTGGGTGAGGCCGTCGGCGCCGGCCGGGGCGGGCAGCACCTGCCAGTCGAAGCCCTCGGGGGCCTGCTGGACGATCTGCTGACGGTACGAGAAGCCGAGCGGGACCATCGCGTACTTGCCGCCGAAGAAGCCGGGCAGCGTGTCGGAGCCGCCCATGCCGAGCGTGGTACCCGACGCGCTGCCGTCCTTGTTCACCTCGTCGTGCACGGTCTTCGGGACGACCGCGTCGGCCGCCTCGAAGCGGACCTCGACCTTGCCGTCGGCGTCCCGGTGGAACAGTTGCCCGCCCGCCGACAGCGACAGGTTCAGCGTGGCCGACACCGGCTCCTTCAGCGGCCAGGCGACGCCGTACTTCCCGTCGCCGCTCAGCTCCTTGGCGACTGCGCGGAACTCCTGCCAGGTCCACGGGTCGTCCGGGGTGGGAACGCGCACACCCGACTCGCGCAGCCAGGTGGCGTTGGCGATCAGCACCCTTGGTTCCTGGAGGAACGGCACCCCGTAGATCCCGTCCCCGAAGGTCGTCGTCTCCCAGCTGCGCCGCGGAATGTCCGACGTGAGCCGTTCGGGCAGCAGCCGGCGCAGGTCGGCGAGGTAGCCGCCGTACGCGAAGTCCGCGAGGTCGTCGGAGGCGTCATGGATGATGTCCGGCGCCTCACCGCCCTCGAAGGACGTGAGCAACTGGTCGTGGACGCTGTCCCAACTCCCCTGTACGTACTCGACCTCGACGCCGGGATGGGTGGCGTTCCACTCCTTCACCAGCTTCTTGTTGACCGCGACCGACTCCTCCTGCCAGGCCAGGGACTGGAAGCGGAGGGTGATCCGGCCGTCGGCGGAGTCACCGTCGCCGTCTGCGGTGCAGCCGGTGGCGAGGAGGCACAGCAGCAGAACCGCCGTCAGCCATCGTGCGCGCATCAGCTCTTCACCGCCCCGGCGAGCATGCCGCCTGTGATCCGTTTCTGGATGACCGCGAAGACGACCAGGGAAGGGAGCGTCGCCAGGAACGCCGCGGCGGCCAGCGGCCCGAGGTCGGCCGCGCCCTCCGCGCCGATGAAGTGGGTGAGGACGACCGGCAGGGTCTGTTTCTCCGGGGTCTTGAGCAGCACCAGCGCGAAGAAGAACTCGTTCCACGC is from Streptomyces sp. NBC_01314 and encodes:
- a CDS encoding MMPL family transporter, with protein sequence MGNEDVRVRGIAARAGGWSARHRWAAVGVWVLFVVLTMGIGSAMGSVEVRDSDQLKGETSTAAHIIEEAGIEEPAGETVLIQAKNDDTLATDSSFRAAVDDVMKAVEGTGKVTDVTSPYDTRTISKDGRSALVQFDVRGESNTAGERIEPVLKAVEGVQKDHGTLRIEEIGGASMMKTFDDAFGNDFQKAEYSALPVALGILLIAFGAVVAALLPVALAMTAIMATMGLMAIVSHVIPMSDTAGSVMLLVGLAVGVDYCLFYLRREREERAAGRDAQTALRVAAATSGRAIIVSGVTVCVAMAGMLFTGLAEFEAMGLASLMVVAVAMVGSVTVLPALLSLLGERVEKGRIPFLHPDKRRKNGRSEGTSESRFWNAVLRVVLARPALSLVVATGALLAVAAPAVGMKTQNLTLDQEFGDSLPIVQTYNRVNEAFPGGSEPAEVVVRAKDINAPEVRSALADFKEEAVASGASRGPVEIKVHDAQNVAFVYVPLVGGSDQDRAGVSLDKLRDEVRPDTLGKVEGVEAPVTGQVAGNQDFNDQLVGSVVPVFAFVVFFAFVLMLLSFRSLTIAVTSIALNLLSVGAAYGILVAVFQHGWGASLVGAEGVGAIITWLPLFLFVILFGLSMDYHVFVVSRIREARLRGLTTKDAIRHGVVTTAGVVTSAAVIMVAVFAIFGTLSMQSMKQMGVGLAAAVLIDATIIRGVLLPAVMALLGERNWYLPKWLNRLPDLTHDESPEPGPAPAREDARVRV
- a CDS encoding DUF1697 domain-containing protein: MTTYAALLRGINVGGNKKVPMGDLRTLLTGLGHTGVATYLQSGNAVFTSDHGDENSLATELTTAIEKHFGFTVDVLVRDHAYLESVREACPFPAAELEGKQLHVTYFSEPVDEARFEGIDRQAFLPEEFRLGERVLYLYAPEGLGRSKLAETLSKPRLQKGLIATTRNWNTVAKLAELTGNAP
- a CDS encoding ABC transporter substrate-binding protein — its product is MRARWLTAVLLLCLLATGCTADGDGDSADGRITLRFQSLAWQEESVAVNKKLVKEWNATHPGVEVEYVQGSWDSVHDQLLTSFEGGEAPDIIHDASDDLADFAYGGYLADLRRLLPERLTSDIPRRSWETTTFGDGIYGVPFLQEPRVLIANATWLRESGVRVPTPDDPWTWQEFRAVAKELSGDGKYGVAWPLKEPVSATLNLSLSAGGQLFHRDADGKVEVRFEAADAVVPKTVHDEVNKDGSASGTTLGMGGSDTLPGFFGGKYAMVPLGFSYRQQIVQQAPEGFDWQVLPAPAGADGLTQGVSPQTLSVAEDSPHKKEAAEFIDFLLRPENMVRLALGDWMLPTGTEALQDPALRTTEHDWATGTALATHLRSAPAQSVRGYPEWKDKVATPAYQEYYSGAIGLGELRERLEDDGNLVLARYQR
- a CDS encoding CDP-alcohol phosphatidyltransferase family protein → MRRDIPDLAEVRRVTQKKRDAWWTVLLVDPVATPLVRLTAKYTRITPNQLTWGAFLLGLVSAAFFALGDWRWLIAGAIVYHLSFILDCMDGKVARLTGQGSVFGAWLDFVFDRVRVAACSVALMAGQYHRTGETFYIWLAAAVIGCDALRYINSLETFKVRHTMRKQIKARLREARRAENERELAFMEDLLRDNPEADIEQDLRTATAEVTEAAPQTQVVDLHQEFRRRFPAYLRARSFLLRHRVRPHLISGIEFQMGVFMIGPIIDSVMTVTLVSGALLLVFELAIVYKLLLSTRDFTRTLDSFDRGDVRGDVAKAA